The following proteins are co-located in the Syngnathus scovelli strain Florida chromosome 5, RoL_Ssco_1.2, whole genome shotgun sequence genome:
- the lcorl gene encoding ligand-dependent nuclear receptor corepressor-like protein isoform X4, which translates to MAAVPCSKCTAERKGFRRELDSWRYKLIHCVGFESILEGIYGSMLARDLNLFDDCEPEEVVDWSPEANCSHCSFCNVPLDKLSDLAPATSSPLSSPSEFSPCQAPTISESSHTAHKFLQAVFHKKDASPCCDANIPRIAEELMKKMIHQFAKEYASKCLLHTISMDVTRTSSPFSETSDAPLDLTVSRSPEETEGESGTADVVLDLSKKSGSSPSTSSSSSNVQASGRQLRQKEYIERSLELSEGLLSKALKDIRSGRLQEQRAALLYGIPLRTLRRGLEDWSEGRLGALQPASQSHRDFREEMTTYSAMSSTLGGEARLVLQKVAAWAERAEIGGDAEENGDLTFSLSSLPFYQPSGLHSSFPQLRDALKPPPSPTPSLEAPAPLRIPQVRSMSNHGRLPPAEIHSTTENRRTSPTEGAANVLTTTARPSSFLKLRSPFLVHGCAGSANQSPLRLVQRSSSLDDSEEGADRRDKDKQPRKKRGRYRQYDHELMEEAITMVMAGRMSVSKAQGVYGVPHSTLEYKVKERTGTLKNPPKKKPAIFFSSGSTLSGTLTGSTNSGTLASPAAANMF; encoded by the exons ATGGCGGCCGTGCCGTGCTCCAAGTGCACGGCAGAAAGAAAGGGCTTTCGGCGGGAACTTGACTCTTGGCGGTATAAGCTGATCCACTGCGTCG GGTTTGAAAGCATTCTGGAGGGTATATATGGTTCTATGCTGGCAAGAGACCTTAACTTATTTGATG ACTGTGAACCCGAAGAGGTGGTTGACTGGTCTCCAGAGGCAAACTGCTCTCACTGCTCATTCTGTAACGTTCCTCTGGACAAACTCAGT GATCTAGCACCTGCCACCTCATCGCCCCTCTCCTCCCCCTCTGAATTCTCTCCATGTCAAGCTCCAACCATCTCTGAGAGCAGCCACACAGCTCACAAGTTCCTTCAAGCTGTGTTCCACAAAAAAG ATGCGTCTCCGTGCTGTGATGCCAATATTCCTCGCATTGCCGAGGAGCTTATGAAGAAGATGATACACCAGTTCGCCAAGGAGTATGCATCCAAGTGCCTACTCCACACCATTTCAATGGATGTAACAAGGACCTCCTCGCCTTTTTCTGAAACATCAGATGCCCCCTTGGACCTGACCGTAAGCCGAAGCCCGGAAGAAACAGAAGGGGAATCTGGTACAG CAGATGTTGTGCTCGACCTCTCCAAAAAAAGCGGCAGCAGCCCCTCaacttcatcatcgtcatctaaCGTCCAAGCCTCAGG GAGGCAGCTCAGGCAGAAGGAGTACATTGAGAGGAGTTTGGAGCTGTCTGAGGGGTTGCTGTCCAAGGCCTTGAAGGACATACGCTCAGGAAGGCTGCAAGAGCAGCGTGCTGCATTGCTATACGGAATCCCCCTTCGCACCCTGAGGCGGGGCCTGGAAGACTGGTCAGAAGGACGGTTGGGAGCGCTGCAGCCAGCGTCACAAAGCCACAGAGATTTCAGGGAGGAAATGACAACGTACAGCGCAATGTCATCCACGCTTGGTGGCGAAGCCCGTCTCGTCCTGCAGAAGGTGGCGGCGTGGGCTGAGCGGGCTGAAATTGGAGGAGATGCCGAAGAGAACGGCGATCTCACCTTCTCTCTGTCCTCCCTTCCCTTTTATCAGCCAAGTGGTCTACACTCCTCTTTTCCCCAGCTCAGGGATGCTCTCAAGCCCCCTCCAAGCCCCACTCCCAGTCTTGAGGCCCCCGCACCCCTTCGTATCCCTCAGGTCCGTTCCATGTCCAATCACGGCAGGTTACCCCCAGCCGAGATTCACAGTACTACCGAAAACCGCCGTACCTCACCAACAGAAGGTGCTGCCAATGTATTGACAACCACTGCCAGACCTTCGTCGTTCCTCAAACTCAGATCGCCTTTCCTGGTACACGGCTGTGCGGGAAGTGCCAACCAATCACCTCTTCGTCTGGTGCAACGCAGCTCCTCTTTGGATGATTCCGAGGAGGGAGCAGACCGCCGCGACAAAGACAAGCAACCCAGAAAGAAACGTGGAAGGTACCGTCAGTATGACCACGAACTGATGGAGGAAGCCATTACTATGGTGATGGCTGGCCGCATGAGCGTATCTAAGGCCCAGGGAGTTTATGGGGTACCTCACAGCACACTGGAATACAAAGTTAAAGAGCGCACCGGAACACTGAAAAATCCTCCCAAGAAGAAACCTGCCATCTTTTTCTCGTCTGGTTCCACTTTGTCTGGAACTCTTACCGGTTCTACTAACTCAGGGACTCTTGCCTCACCCGCTGCTGCAAATATGTTCTAG
- the lcorl gene encoding ligand-dependent nuclear receptor corepressor-like protein isoform X5 has protein sequence MAAVPCSKCTAERKGFRRELDSWRYKLIHCVGFESILEGIYGSMLARDLNLFDDCEPEEVVDWSPEANCSHCSFCNVPLDKLSDLAPATSSPLSSPSEFSPCQAPTISESSHTAHKFLQAVFHKKDASPCCDANIPRIAEELMKKMIHQFAKEYASKCLLHTISMDVTRTSSPFSETSDAPLDLTVSRSPEETEGESGTDVVLDLSKKSGSSPSTSSSSSNVQASGRQLRQKEYIERSLELSEGLLSKALKDIRSGRLQEQRAALLYGIPLRTLRRGLEDWSEGRLGALQPASQSHRDFREEMTTYSAMSSTLGGEARLVLQKVAAWAERAEIGGDAEENGDLTFSLSSLPFYQPSGLHSSFPQLRDALKPPPSPTPSLEAPAPLRIPQVRSMSNHGRLPPAEIHSTTENRRTSPTEGAANVLTTTARPSSFLKLRSPFLVHGCAGSANQSPLRLVQRSSSLDDSEEGADRRDKDKQPRKKRGRYRQYDHELMEEAITMVMAGRMSVSKAQGVYGVPHSTLEYKVKERTGTLKNPPKKKPAIFFSSGSTLSGTLTGSTNSGTLASPAAANMF, from the exons ATGGCGGCCGTGCCGTGCTCCAAGTGCACGGCAGAAAGAAAGGGCTTTCGGCGGGAACTTGACTCTTGGCGGTATAAGCTGATCCACTGCGTCG GGTTTGAAAGCATTCTGGAGGGTATATATGGTTCTATGCTGGCAAGAGACCTTAACTTATTTGATG ACTGTGAACCCGAAGAGGTGGTTGACTGGTCTCCAGAGGCAAACTGCTCTCACTGCTCATTCTGTAACGTTCCTCTGGACAAACTCAGT GATCTAGCACCTGCCACCTCATCGCCCCTCTCCTCCCCCTCTGAATTCTCTCCATGTCAAGCTCCAACCATCTCTGAGAGCAGCCACACAGCTCACAAGTTCCTTCAAGCTGTGTTCCACAAAAAAG ATGCGTCTCCGTGCTGTGATGCCAATATTCCTCGCATTGCCGAGGAGCTTATGAAGAAGATGATACACCAGTTCGCCAAGGAGTATGCATCCAAGTGCCTACTCCACACCATTTCAATGGATGTAACAAGGACCTCCTCGCCTTTTTCTGAAACATCAGATGCCCCCTTGGACCTGACCGTAAGCCGAAGCCCGGAAGAAACAGAAGGGGAATCTGGTACAG ATGTTGTGCTCGACCTCTCCAAAAAAAGCGGCAGCAGCCCCTCaacttcatcatcgtcatctaaCGTCCAAGCCTCAGG GAGGCAGCTCAGGCAGAAGGAGTACATTGAGAGGAGTTTGGAGCTGTCTGAGGGGTTGCTGTCCAAGGCCTTGAAGGACATACGCTCAGGAAGGCTGCAAGAGCAGCGTGCTGCATTGCTATACGGAATCCCCCTTCGCACCCTGAGGCGGGGCCTGGAAGACTGGTCAGAAGGACGGTTGGGAGCGCTGCAGCCAGCGTCACAAAGCCACAGAGATTTCAGGGAGGAAATGACAACGTACAGCGCAATGTCATCCACGCTTGGTGGCGAAGCCCGTCTCGTCCTGCAGAAGGTGGCGGCGTGGGCTGAGCGGGCTGAAATTGGAGGAGATGCCGAAGAGAACGGCGATCTCACCTTCTCTCTGTCCTCCCTTCCCTTTTATCAGCCAAGTGGTCTACACTCCTCTTTTCCCCAGCTCAGGGATGCTCTCAAGCCCCCTCCAAGCCCCACTCCCAGTCTTGAGGCCCCCGCACCCCTTCGTATCCCTCAGGTCCGTTCCATGTCCAATCACGGCAGGTTACCCCCAGCCGAGATTCACAGTACTACCGAAAACCGCCGTACCTCACCAACAGAAGGTGCTGCCAATGTATTGACAACCACTGCCAGACCTTCGTCGTTCCTCAAACTCAGATCGCCTTTCCTGGTACACGGCTGTGCGGGAAGTGCCAACCAATCACCTCTTCGTCTGGTGCAACGCAGCTCCTCTTTGGATGATTCCGAGGAGGGAGCAGACCGCCGCGACAAAGACAAGCAACCCAGAAAGAAACGTGGAAGGTACCGTCAGTATGACCACGAACTGATGGAGGAAGCCATTACTATGGTGATGGCTGGCCGCATGAGCGTATCTAAGGCCCAGGGAGTTTATGGGGTACCTCACAGCACACTGGAATACAAAGTTAAAGAGCGCACCGGAACACTGAAAAATCCTCCCAAGAAGAAACCTGCCATCTTTTTCTCGTCTGGTTCCACTTTGTCTGGAACTCTTACCGGTTCTACTAACTCAGGGACTCTTGCCTCACCCGCTGCTGCAAATATGTTCTAG